The Streptomyces armeniacus genomic interval ACCAGGTCGACGCGGGACACCTCGACCAAGTGGCCGCGCTCCAGCACGTCCAGGGAGTGCAGGATCTCGCCGTACAGCCGGGCGACCGTCGTCTTGCCCGTGCCGGGGGAGCCGGTGAACACCAGGTGGCGGCGGACCGAGGCCGCCTTCAGGCCCGCCTGCAGGCGCCGCCGCCCCACCTCGATCATGTTCGTGAGGATGCGCACCTCGCGCTTGACGCTCTCCAGGCCGACCAGGCAGTCGAGTTCGCCCAGCACCTCCTTCGCCGGACGCGCCGCCGGGCTGCCTGGTTCCGGCTCCCCGTCAGCGCCGGGCACCCGCGCCGCCTTCCCGCCGGCCGTGGCCCCCTGGGCCGGCACGTCGGAACCGGCCGTCAGCAGGCCCGCGTTCACCACGGCGGTGGTCGTACGGGCGGCGGGCGCGGCCGGAGCGGGCACGGCGGCGCTCTCGTCACTCGTGCAGTCCTCGACGACCGGCCCCTCCTCGGCGAACTCGAAGCCGCCCCGCGCGCACCGCTCCGTACGGCAGCGGCGCAGCGTCGTACGGCAGCCGTCGATGACGTGGAAGCCGTACCCGCGCGACCCGGTGACCCGGCAGCCGTGGAACGTGCCGCGGCCCTCCGCCGAGACGTACACCCCGGCCTCCTCCGGCGAGGTCACCGTGCAGCGCTCCACCGTCGGGTCGGCGCCCTTGGTCACGATGAGGCCGGTGGCGACGCCGTCGATGGTGCAGTTGGCGAGGGTGCCGCCGCTGCCGTGGTCGCGGAACCACGCGCCGGTGCCGCTCTCACGTATGCGGCAGTCGTCGAGCTGCACCGTCGCGCCGTCGCTCACCGACACCGCCGTGCCGCGCACCTGCGACAGGTCGCTGTCGAGCACGTCGGCACGCGAGCCGCGGTCCAGCACGAACAGGGCGTCCGGCACGCCGTGTACGCGGCACGAGTCGAGCACCGCGGTGGCGCCGTCGCTGATCCACACCGCCGGGTAGTCGCCCGTACTCTCGTGGATCTCGCAGCTGTTGGCGTCCACGCGGGTGCCCGGGTCCCACACCGACAGGCCGTTGCGGCCGAACCGGCGCACCTTCGAGCGGGTCAGCGTCAGCACCGAACGGGACCGCAGGTCGATGGCGTTCTCGGGGATGTCGTGGATCTCGCAGTCGGCGAGCGTCAGCACCGCGTCCGTGTCCAGCGTGAGCCCGTCGGCCGACGTGCGGTGCACGCGGCAGCCCGTGAGATGCCCGGTCGCGCGGGACGCGACGAGCACACCCGCGCCCTTGATCTCGTACACCTCGCAGCCCACCGCCTCGACCGCGCTGCCCTCGCCGTGCACCGACAGGCCCGCCCCGGAGGCGTGGTGGACCCGGCAGCGCTCCAGGCGCGGGTGCGCGCCGTCGCGCACGGAGATGCCCGCCTGGCCCGCGGCGACCACCTCGCACTCCTCGTAGACGCCGCCGGCGCCGCCGCACACGCTGAGGCCGATCCCGGCCGGGTTGTCCACCGTGCAGCGGCGCACGATGGGACGGGCGCCGGAGCGCACCTCCAGGCCGGCCGCCGAACGCGTCATCACCCGGAGGGCGTTCAGCTCCGGGGCGCAGTCCTCCACGAGCAGCGCGGGCGCCGCGGAGTCCTGCCCCTCGATCTGCAGGTCCGCCAGCGCCGCCGACGCCCGTACGGTGACGGCGACGCCCTCCGCGGGCGCGATGCGCACCGAGCCGCTGCCCGCGCGCTCGGGGCCGCGTACGGTGACGGCCCGTTCGATCGTCAGATTCTCCCTGTACGTGCCCGGGGCCACCGTGAGCACATCGCCGTCGGCCGCGGCCTGCAACGCGGCGGACAGTGAGCCGTACTCTCCCGTGCGGCGCCGCCAGCGCGCTGTGCCGGTGTGCGTGACCTGGACCGGGGCCTGTCCCATGGACTGCTGCGTCCTCACTTCGTGCGATCTGAGCTGCGCTGCCGCGCGTGCGGGCAGGTCCACCGTAGCGTGCGCGCGGGGTGTCCCATGACAGGTCAGCGACGGTTCAGTTGCTGCTGCCCGTGCGCCCCCAGTCGGGACCGATCCGCGCCCACTCCGCGTCCCAGCGCGCGTACCGCCGGCGCAGCAACTGCCGTACGGCCAGCCGCCGCAGACCCTCCACCAGGCCGGCGGCGAGGGCCGCCGACACCACGCCGGCCAGCAGCGCCTGCGAGGAGGCGGTGGCCGCGGACATCGGCGGGTTGGTGATACGGCCCTGGTCGTCCGTCCAGACGTGGAACCGGTCGCCGGGGCGCACCTGGTGGCCGACGTCCGTCGTGCCGGTGTGGACGGCGCCGTCGGGGCCCGGCCAGTACGCGACGACGCGGTACTTCTCGCTCTCCCCGTCGGCGTCCTCGGGGTCGGCGCCCAGCCCGGGCTGCGGGGTGGTCAGCTGCTGTACGGTGGCCCACGCGGCGTGCCGCTCCGCGCGCTGCTCCCGCGCCGCGCCCAGCAGTTCCTCGTGGGCCAGCACGCCCCCGGTCAGGCCGACGACGGGGGCGCCGAGGACGATCAGCAGCGCGGCGCACAGCGACACCAGCGCCTCGCGGCGGTCGCTGCGGCGGCACAGCGGATTACGGCGCCAGCGCCACAGCCCGGCGATGCTGCGCACGGCCTCACCCCCAACTCCCCGTTCTCCCCGTTGGTCCGACTTTACTCGGACAGTCCGACGTTACGTGGGCGGAGCACCCGCACGGGTCCGGGGGCGCATCGCTGGAACGCAACCGTGACGGCTCCCGCGCGCGCCCCAGGCGTACGCCCGTGTGCGGCCCGGCGGCCGTACGGGTGGCCAATTCCCGTGGCTGGTCACGGAGTTCGCGCGGCCGCCGGTTCCGGCGGGCGGGCTCGGGCGTTACCCGTCCGTACCCGCCCGCATTCCTCGCCCCGGCAGCTCTTTCGAGCGATTGCCGCTGCTCCGCGGCGGCGGTTAGCTTCGTGGCGCAGCGCGCTGAATTCGCAAAGCCAGCAAGCAGATTGGCGGTCTTCGTTCCATGACCACTTCCGTGGAAACACATTCCGGCAGCGACGGCGCGGAGGAGCAGGCGAGGCTCAGCCTCGGCACGGCCGCGGCGAGGAATCTGGCGACCACCACCAAAACGCCCCCGCAGATGCAGGGGATCACTTCCCGCTGGCTGCTCAGGGTGCTGCCGTGGGTCGAGGTGTCCGGCGGCACCTTCCGCGTGAACAGGCGGCTCACCCACACGCTCGGCGACGGCCGGGTCGAGTTCGTCTCCACGGGCGCCGAGGTCCGCGTCATCCCGCGCGAGCTGGCCGAACTGCCCCTGCTGCGCGGATACGAGGACGAGGCGGCCCTGACGGAGCTCGCGGACCGCTGCGAGCAGCGGGACTTCGGGCCCGGCGAGACGATCGTCGAGGCCGGGCAGCCCGCGGACCGGCTGGTGCTCGTGGCGCACGGGAAGCTGGAGCGGCTGGGCCGGGGCAAGTACGACCGGCAGACCTCGCACGGCGTCCTCGCGGACGGCGACTTCGCGGGCGACGACCGGCTGGAGGGCGAAGCCGGCGAGTGGGACGTCACCCTCCGGTCGCTCACCAGCGGCACCGTGCTGACGCTGTCCAGGACCGCGTTCGAGGAGGTCGCCGGGCGCTCCGGCAGCCTCCGCACCCACCTGGCGAGCGGCCGCCCCACGGTGCCCGCGCAGCGGACACCGGACGGCGAGGCGGCCATCAGCCTGGCGTCCGGACACGAGGGTGAACCGTCCCTCCCGGGCACGTTCGTCGACTACGAACTGGCGCCACGGGAGTACGAGTTGAGCGTCGCCCAGACCGTGCTGCGCATGCACAGCAGGGTCGCCGACCTCTACAACCAGCCGATGAACCAGGTCGAGGAGCAGCTGCGGCTGACCGTCGAGGCGCTGCGCGAGCGCCAGGAGCACGAGATGGTGAACAGCCGGGACATCGGGCTGCTGCACAACGCCGACCTCAGGCAGCGCCTGCACACCCGCTCCGGCCCGCCCACTCCCGACGACCTCGACGAACTCCTCGCCACCGTCTGGAAGGACCCCAGCGTCATCCTCGCGCACCCCAAGGCGATCGCCGCCATCGGACGGGAGTGCACGAGCCGGGGCATCCACCCCGGGAGCGTCGACTTCGAGGGGCACGCCGTGCCCGCCTGGCGCGGTGTGCCGATCCTGCCCTGCAACAAGATCCCGGTGAGCGCCGCGGGCACCACGTCGGTGCTGGCGATGCGCACGGGCGAGAAAGCGCAGGGCGTTGTCGGGCTGCACCAGACGGGAATTCCGGACGAGTTCCAGCCGAGCCTCTCGGTGCGTTTCATGGGGATCAGCGAGAAGGCCATCATCTCCTATCTGGTGAGTGCCTACTATTCGACGGCCGTACTGGTCCCGGACGCCCTGGGAATTCTCGAGGACGTGGAAGTCGGACGGTGACGGCGCGGCGCGGAAACGCGCCGGGACCCCCCGGTGAACGCCCGCCCGCACCGCGGCCGGAACGCCCGCACGTCCCGAACGGAAGGCCCACCACCCGTCCATGACCACACACCCCGGCCCCACCGCGTACACCAGTCTCTCCACCGCCGCCGCACGCAAGCTGGCGACCACCACCAAGACGCCCCCGCAGATGCAGGGGATCTCCCCGCGCTGGCTCCTGCGCGTCCTCCCCTGGACGGAGACGAAGGGCGGCAGCTTCCGGGTGAACCGCAGGCTCACCCACACACTCGGCGACGGCCGGGTCGAGTTCGTCGCCACCGGCACCGACGTCCGGGTCATCCCCGCCGAGCTGCGCGAGATCCCGCACCTGCGGGCGCTGGACGACCCGGACGTGCTGCGCGCCCTCGCCGACCGCTGCGAGCAGCGCGAGTACGCGCCCGGCGACACCGTGGCCGCCGGCGGCGCCCCGGTCGAGCAGCTGGTCCTCCTCGCGCACGGCAAGCTGCGCCGTACGGGCACCGGCCCGTACGGCGCGGAGAATCTGCTCGGCACCCTCGCAGACGGCGACCACGACGGCGACCAGGTCCTCACGCCCGAGCCGGGCAGCTGGCCGTACTCGCTGACGGCGGTCACCCGCTGCACCGTGCTGACCCTCCCGCTGACCGGAATCCGGGAGCTCGCGGAGCGCTCCGGTACGCTCCGCGCGCACCTCGAGCGCCACACCTCGCGCCCCCTCCCGCCCCGGAACCGCCGCGGCGAGGCCGACATCGCGCTCAGCTCGGGCCACACCGGAGAGCCCGAACTGCCCGGCACGTTCGCCGACTACGAGCCGGAGCCCCGCGAGTACGAGCTCGCTGTCGCGCAGACGGTGCTGCGCGTGCACACGAGAATCGCCGACATCCACAACGGCCCGATGGACCAGGTCGGCGAGCAGCTGCGGCTGACCGTCGAGGCGCTGCGCGAGCGCCAGGAGCACGACCTGGTCAACGACCGCGGGTTCGGGCTGCTGCACAACGCGGACCTCAAGCAGCGGATCCCCACCCGCTCCGGGCCGCCCACCCCCGACGACCTCGACGAGCTGATCTCCCGCCGCCGCAGGACGCGTTACCTGCTGGCGCATCCGCGTGCGATCGCCGCCATCGGCCGCGAGTGCAGCAGCCGCGGCATCCTCCCGCCGGAAACCGAGTTCGAGGGCACCCGGGTGCGTACGTGGCGGGGCATCCCGCTGCTGCCCTGCGACAAGATCCCGGTGACCGACGGCGTCACCAGCGTCCTCGCGATGCGCACCGGAGAGGACGACCAGGGCGTCGTCGGACTGCGCCAGACCGGCATCCCGGACGAGCTGGAACCGGGCCTCAACGTCCGCTTCATGGGCATCGACGAGCGCGCGCTGCTCTCGTACCTCGTCAGCACGTACTACTCCGCCGCGGTGCTCGTCCCGGACGCACTCGGCATCCTGGAGGACGTCGAGGTCTGAACCGGGGCCGGCCGGCGGGACGTTGCGGACCGCCGGCCGGCCCCGCCGCACCGGCTGCCCTATAGCACGTCACGGGCGCCGCCGTGTGAAGCGTTGCCTGCTGACGCTCCGTGCAGGAACATGACGGGGTGCGAAATCCATGGCTGGCGCTCGAGGCGGGAGCGGACCCGGCCGAGCGGGACGGGCTGCTGCGGCGAGCGCACGAGGAGTTCCTGCGGGGCGCGCCGATCGCCGAACCGGTACGCAATGTGGTGGCCGACTCGTGGCGGCGGTGCGCCGGGGCGCTGGTGCGCCCGGAGAGCGTCGCCCGCGTCGACCTGGCCGGCGCCGAGCTCTCCGCGTTCCGCGCCGAGCACCCGCTGGCCCGCGTGATGCCGCTCATCCGCGAACTGCTCGGGACCATAGCCGACGACGGCGCCCACCTGCTGTCCGTCTGCGACGAGACGGGCCGCATGCTGTGGGTCGAGGGCCACCCGCAGGTACGGCGCCGGGCCGAGCGGATGAACTTCGTCGCCGGCGCCCACTGGGCCGAACGGGCCGTCGGCACCAACGCCCCCGGCACCTCGCTCGCCCTCGACCACGCCGTGCAGATCTTCGCCGCGGAGCACTACTCCCGCGCCGTGCAGTCTTGGACCTGCGCCGCCGCCCCCGTACACGACCCACACACCGGCCGCCTGCTGGGCGCCGTCGACATCACCGGCGGCGACCACCTCGCCGCCCCGCAGAGCCTCGCCCTCGTCCAGGCCACCGCCCGCGCCGCCGAATCTCAGCTCGCCCGTGCCGGCACCGGCGCCGACGGCGGTACGCCGCTGCTGCAGGCACTCGGCCGGGACGAGGCCGTGCTGCGCGGCGGGCGCGCCGCACCCGTACGTCTCGGGCGGCGGCACAGCGAGATCCTGCTGCTGCTCTCCGCGCACCCGGAGGGCCTCACCGGCGAACGGCTCAGCCTGGAGCTGTACGGCGAGCGCGACGTCAACCCGGTCACCCTGCGCGCCGAACTCTCCCGCCTGCGGCAGCTGCTGGGTCCCCTCCTCGCCTCCCGCCCGTACCGGCTGCGGGAACCCCTCGGCACCGACTTCGCCGCCGTCACCGACGCGCTGGACGCCGCGGACACGGGCGCCGCCCTCGCCGCCTACCGCGGCCCGCTGTTGCCCCTCTCCGAGGCGCCGGGGATCATACGGCTGCGCCGCACCCTCGAGGACCGGCTGCGCCAGCGGCTGCTCACCGTGCCGCGCCCGGAGCTGCTGGAGACATGGGTGCACAGCCCCTGGGGCGAGGACGACCTGGATGCGTGGGAGGCGCTGCTCGCGGCCCGCCCCGCGCACGACCCGCTGCGCGCCCCCACCGCGGCACGTGTTCGGGCACTGCGCCGTGCGTTCGGGCTGAGCGAGACGTACGCAACGTATACGCAACGTCCGCACCTCTAGCGTCCCCGGCAGCCGCGCATTCCCACACAGCGCGCGGTGACACCCGTCAGGGAGGCCAGGGACATGAGCCGGTACGCCGCACCCGGAACCGAAGGCGCGATCGTCGACTACCAGGCGCGCTACGACCACTGGATCGGCGGCACGTACGTGGCGCCCAAGCAGGGCGGCTACTTCGAGAACCCCACGCCCGTCACCGGAGCCCCGTTCACCGAGGTCGCCCGCGGCACCGCCGACGACGTCGAACGCGCCCTGGACGCCGCGCACGCCGCCGCGGGCCCCTGGGGCCGTACGTCCGCCGCCGACCGGGCGCTGGTGCTCCACCGGATCGCCGACCGCATGGAGGAGAACCTGGAGCGCCTCGCGGTCGCCGAGAGCTGGGAGAACGGCAAGCCCGTACGGGAGACGCTGGCCGCGGACATCCCCCTGGCCGTCGACCACTTCCGGTACTTCGCGGGCGCCCTCCGCGCCCAGGAGGGCTCGCTGTCCCAGATCGACGAGGACACCGTCGCGTACCACTTCCAGGAGCCGCTCGGCGTCGTCGCGCAGATCATCCCGTGGAACTTCCCCATCCTGATGGCCGCCTGGAAGCTGGCGCCCGCGCTCGCCGCCGGGAACGCCGTCGTCATCAAGCCCGCCGAACAGACCCCGGTCTCGCTGCACTTCTGGCTGAGCCTCGTCGCCGACCTGCTGCCGCCCGGCGTCGTCAACATCGTCAACGGCTTCGGGTTCGAGGCCGGCAAGCCGCTGGCGAGCAGCCCGCGCGTGGCCAAGGTCGCGTTCACCGGCGAGACCACCACGGGCCGGCTGATCATGCAGTACGCCGCCGAGAACCTGAACCCGGTCACCCTCGAACTCGGCGGCAAGAGCCCCAACATCTTCTTCGACGACATCTCCGACCGGGACGACGACTTCCTGGACAAGGCGCTCGAGGGCTTCACCATGTTCGCCCTCAACCAGGGCGAGGTCTGCACCTGCCCGTCTCGTGCCCTGATCCAGCGGGGCCACTACCGCGACTTCCTGGCCGCGGCCGTACAGCGCACCGAGAAGATCGTGCAGGGACACCCGCTGGACACCGGCACGATGGTCGGCGCCCAGGCGTCCAACGACCAGCTGGAGAAGATCCTTTCCTATCTGGACATCGGCGAACGGGAGGGCGCCCGCGTGCTCACCGGCGGCGCGCGCGCCGAGCTCGGCGGCGAGCTCGAGGGCGGCTACTACGTCCAGCCCACCGTCCTCGAGGGCGGCAACCACATGCGCGTGTTCCAGGAGGAGATCTTCGGACCCGTCGTCGCGGTCACCGGCTTCGCCGACTTCGCCGACGCCGTCGAGATCGCCAACGACACGCTGTACGGCCTCGGGGCGGGCGTCTGGACCCGGGACGGCGGCACCGCGTACCGCGCCGGACGCGCCATCCAGGCCGGCCGCGTGTGGACGAACTGCTACCACGCCTACCCCGCGCACGCGGCCTTCGGCGGCTACAAGCAGTCGGGCATCGGCCGCGAGAACCACCGCATGATGCTCGACCACTACCAGCAGACGAAGAACCTCCTCGTCAGCTACTCCCCGAAGAAACTCGGGCTGTTCTGATGCCCCGTGTCGAGGTGACCCCCGCGGCCGCCGAGCTGCTCCGGCAGCTCAGCGGCCGGCACGGGCCGCTG includes:
- a CDS encoding right-handed parallel beta-helix repeat-containing protein, with protein sequence MGQAPVQVTHTGTARWRRRTGEYGSLSAALQAAADGDVLTVAPGTYRENLTIERAVTVRGPERAGSGSVRIAPAEGVAVTVRASAALADLQIEGQDSAAPALLVEDCAPELNALRVMTRSAAGLEVRSGARPIVRRCTVDNPAGIGLSVCGGAGGVYEECEVVAAGQAGISVRDGAHPRLERCRVHHASGAGLSVHGEGSAVEAVGCEVYEIKGAGVLVASRATGHLTGCRVHRTSADGLTLDTDAVLTLADCEIHDIPENAIDLRSRSVLTLTRSKVRRFGRNGLSVWDPGTRVDANSCEIHESTGDYPAVWISDGATAVLDSCRVHGVPDALFVLDRGSRADVLDSDLSQVRGTAVSVSDGATVQLDDCRIRESGTGAWFRDHGSGGTLANCTIDGVATGLIVTKGADPTVERCTVTSPEEAGVYVSAEGRGTFHGCRVTGSRGYGFHVIDGCRTTLRRCRTERCARGGFEFAEEGPVVEDCTSDESAAVPAPAAPAARTTTAVVNAGLLTAGSDVPAQGATAGGKAARVPGADGEPEPGSPAARPAKEVLGELDCLVGLESVKREVRILTNMIEVGRRRLQAGLKAASVRRHLVFTGSPGTGKTTVARLYGEILHSLDVLERGHLVEVSRVDLVGEHIGSTAIRTQEAFDRARGGVLFIDEAYALSPEDSGRDFGREAIDTLVKLMEDHREEVVVIAAGYTTEMERFLAANPGVASRFSRTITFGDYSPEELLSIVEQQAEEHEYQLGEGAQEALLKHFTILPKGPTFGNGRTARQTFEAMVERHAGRVAQLADPSTDDLTLLYGEDLPGPA
- a CDS encoding Rv1733c family protein, yielding MRSIAGLWRWRRNPLCRRSDRREALVSLCAALLIVLGAPVVGLTGGVLAHEELLGAAREQRAERHAAWATVQQLTTPQPGLGADPEDADGESEKYRVVAYWPGPDGAVHTGTTDVGHQVRPGDRFHVWTDDQGRITNPPMSAATASSQALLAGVVSAALAAGLVEGLRRLAVRQLLRRRYARWDAEWARIGPDWGRTGSSN
- a CDS encoding family 2B encapsulin nanocompartment shell protein translates to MTTSVETHSGSDGAEEQARLSLGTAAARNLATTTKTPPQMQGITSRWLLRVLPWVEVSGGTFRVNRRLTHTLGDGRVEFVSTGAEVRVIPRELAELPLLRGYEDEAALTELADRCEQRDFGPGETIVEAGQPADRLVLVAHGKLERLGRGKYDRQTSHGVLADGDFAGDDRLEGEAGEWDVTLRSLTSGTVLTLSRTAFEEVAGRSGSLRTHLASGRPTVPAQRTPDGEAAISLASGHEGEPSLPGTFVDYELAPREYELSVAQTVLRMHSRVADLYNQPMNQVEEQLRLTVEALRERQEHEMVNSRDIGLLHNADLRQRLHTRSGPPTPDDLDELLATVWKDPSVILAHPKAIAAIGRECTSRGIHPGSVDFEGHAVPAWRGVPILPCNKIPVSAAGTTSVLAMRTGEKAQGVVGLHQTGIPDEFQPSLSVRFMGISEKAIISYLVSAYYSTAVLVPDALGILEDVEVGR
- a CDS encoding family 2B encapsulin nanocompartment shell protein, whose protein sequence is MTTHPGPTAYTSLSTAAARKLATTTKTPPQMQGISPRWLLRVLPWTETKGGSFRVNRRLTHTLGDGRVEFVATGTDVRVIPAELREIPHLRALDDPDVLRALADRCEQREYAPGDTVAAGGAPVEQLVLLAHGKLRRTGTGPYGAENLLGTLADGDHDGDQVLTPEPGSWPYSLTAVTRCTVLTLPLTGIRELAERSGTLRAHLERHTSRPLPPRNRRGEADIALSSGHTGEPELPGTFADYEPEPREYELAVAQTVLRVHTRIADIHNGPMDQVGEQLRLTVEALRERQEHDLVNDRGFGLLHNADLKQRIPTRSGPPTPDDLDELISRRRRTRYLLAHPRAIAAIGRECSSRGILPPETEFEGTRVRTWRGIPLLPCDKIPVTDGVTSVLAMRTGEDDQGVVGLRQTGIPDELEPGLNVRFMGIDERALLSYLVSTYYSAAVLVPDALGILEDVEV
- a CDS encoding GAF domain-containing protein, which codes for MRNPWLALEAGADPAERDGLLRRAHEEFLRGAPIAEPVRNVVADSWRRCAGALVRPESVARVDLAGAELSAFRAEHPLARVMPLIRELLGTIADDGAHLLSVCDETGRMLWVEGHPQVRRRAERMNFVAGAHWAERAVGTNAPGTSLALDHAVQIFAAEHYSRAVQSWTCAAAPVHDPHTGRLLGAVDITGGDHLAAPQSLALVQATARAAESQLARAGTGADGGTPLLQALGRDEAVLRGGRAAPVRLGRRHSEILLLLSAHPEGLTGERLSLELYGERDVNPVTLRAELSRLRQLLGPLLASRPYRLREPLGTDFAAVTDALDAADTGAALAAYRGPLLPLSEAPGIIRLRRTLEDRLRQRLLTVPRPELLETWVHSPWGEDDLDAWEALLAARPAHDPLRAPTAARVRALRRAFGLSETYATYTQRPHL
- the exaC gene encoding acetaldehyde dehydrogenase ExaC — protein: MSRYAAPGTEGAIVDYQARYDHWIGGTYVAPKQGGYFENPTPVTGAPFTEVARGTADDVERALDAAHAAAGPWGRTSAADRALVLHRIADRMEENLERLAVAESWENGKPVRETLAADIPLAVDHFRYFAGALRAQEGSLSQIDEDTVAYHFQEPLGVVAQIIPWNFPILMAAWKLAPALAAGNAVVIKPAEQTPVSLHFWLSLVADLLPPGVVNIVNGFGFEAGKPLASSPRVAKVAFTGETTTGRLIMQYAAENLNPVTLELGGKSPNIFFDDISDRDDDFLDKALEGFTMFALNQGEVCTCPSRALIQRGHYRDFLAAAVQRTEKIVQGHPLDTGTMVGAQASNDQLEKILSYLDIGEREGARVLTGGARAELGGELEGGYYVQPTVLEGGNHMRVFQEEIFGPVVAVTGFADFADAVEIANDTLYGLGAGVWTRDGGTAYRAGRAIQAGRVWTNCYHAYPAHAAFGGYKQSGIGRENHRMMLDHYQQTKNLLVSYSPKKLGLF